One genomic window of Leptospira paudalimensis includes the following:
- a CDS encoding lysophospholipid acyltransferase family protein translates to MKPKKHTIPYDFLINLVSLAKGLVFHSIEENFPETKEELEAPYPSALLCNHVSEADVVSLSMVYPRLNPKIKMIIPAREDILLPGFLQKEFRAKGFLKWIFKFIDATNIIPILLRYIGAVPIKRPFRDNARELIKKGELRDKVDSEWTEMVTHIRKGRNLFMFPEGTYNHDGFLNQVKRGAYHIKSKIDKLHFNSFTLTYDHLSYQKTKLYIKYGKPFEIPTEMPADQVVKLVADTLGKHYTVTIGNLTSFLLLKLEKETKIKKQQIIQLLSQFKSHIENQFPEITIASELRKETFVSQLEILFAKLKKVNLIDWEDEIIRTKEVLYHIPKSLHNLKKSNIVLYHKNQLTAHFAKLETIWNQIPLEKGIEVKT, encoded by the coding sequence ATGAAACCTAAAAAACATACGATCCCTTATGACTTTCTCATCAATCTCGTAAGTTTAGCAAAAGGACTTGTTTTCCATTCCATCGAAGAAAACTTCCCGGAAACAAAAGAAGAATTAGAAGCCCCTTATCCCTCTGCTCTCCTTTGTAACCATGTATCAGAAGCGGATGTAGTTTCCCTTTCCATGGTTTACCCAAGACTCAATCCTAAAATCAAAATGATCATCCCTGCCAGAGAAGACATCCTCTTACCTGGATTTTTACAAAAAGAATTTCGTGCGAAAGGATTTTTGAAGTGGATTTTCAAATTCATTGATGCAACAAATATCATTCCGATTTTATTACGTTATATCGGAGCAGTTCCCATCAAACGCCCGTTTCGTGATAATGCTAGAGAACTCATCAAAAAAGGGGAACTCCGAGACAAAGTGGATAGTGAATGGACCGAAATGGTAACTCACATTCGAAAAGGTCGAAATTTGTTTATGTTTCCTGAGGGAACATACAACCATGATGGATTTCTAAACCAAGTGAAACGTGGTGCTTACCACATCAAATCAAAAATAGATAAACTTCATTTTAATAGTTTTACACTTACCTATGACCACTTGTCTTACCAAAAAACAAAATTATACATAAAGTATGGTAAACCTTTTGAAATTCCAACGGAGATGCCAGCGGACCAAGTGGTGAAACTCGTTGCGGATACATTAGGAAAACACTACACAGTTACAATTGGAAATCTAACTTCTTTCTTATTACTCAAATTAGAAAAAGAAACCAAAATCAAAAAACAACAAATCATCCAATTATTATCACAATTTAAATCGCATATCGAAAACCAATTTCCAGAAATTACAATTGCTTCCGAATTACGAAAAGAGACGTTTGTTTCACAATTAGAAATTCTTTTTGCCAAACTGAAAAAAGTAAATTTGATTGATTGGGAAGACGAAATCATTCGCACAAAAGAAGTTTTGTATCATATACCAAAATCATTACACAATTTAAAAAAATCCAATATTGTATTGTATCATAAAAACCAACTTACAGCACATTTCGCAAAATTAGAAACCATTTGGAACCAAATACCACTAGAAAAAGGAATTGAAGTAAAAACATGA
- a CDS encoding MarR family EPS-associated transcriptional regulator encodes MKEQYEYSDHHLKLLQLLDENPHLSQRDASDVLGLSLGKVNYILKAFLDKGLIKMNNFRNNKNKLAYTYLLTPQGIEEKARMTLHFYEKKKREYEALRAEVEKLGETIEKLS; translated from the coding sequence ATGAAAGAACAATACGAATACAGTGACCACCACCTCAAGTTACTCCAATTACTTGATGAGAACCCACATTTATCGCAAAGAGATGCATCGGATGTGTTGGGACTCAGTTTAGGAAAGGTGAATTATATTTTGAAGGCATTCCTCGACAAAGGGCTTATCAAAATGAATAATTTTCGTAATAATAAAAACAAACTCGCATACACATATTTACTCACACCACAAGGAATCGAAGAAAAAGCTAGGATGACTCTTCATTTTTATGAAAAGAAAAAAAGAGAATACGAAGCACTTCGCGCTGAAGTAGAAAAGTTAGGTGAGACCATCGAAAAGTTAAGCTAA
- a CDS encoding GDP-L-fucose synthase family protein, with protein MNVSSKIYVAGHKGLVGSALVKVLNKSGYTNVIGRSHQELDLTNQKDVIQFFESEKPEYVFLAAAKVGGIHANNTYPAEFIFSNLQIQNNIIDASYRYGIKKLCFLGSSCIYPKFAKQPMDEGQLLDGKLEPTNEPYAVAKIAGIVMCQSYNRQYGTNFISVMPTNLYGPGDNYHPENSHVLPALMRRFHEAKVNKLPEVVIWGTGKPLREFLYSEDMARACVFLMENYDVTGDPKGGEHVNVGSGIEVSIKELAETVKEVVGYNGKLIFDPTKPDGTPRKLLDVSKLHKMGWKHEVNLNEGVRLTYDDYSKSL; from the coding sequence ATGAATGTATCATCGAAAATTTACGTTGCTGGACACAAAGGTCTTGTTGGATCTGCTTTAGTAAAAGTTTTAAACAAGTCTGGATACACTAATGTGATTGGTAGGTCTCATCAAGAACTAGATTTAACCAACCAAAAGGATGTGATTCAATTTTTTGAATCGGAAAAACCAGAATATGTATTCCTTGCTGCCGCAAAAGTAGGTGGTATCCATGCGAATAATACTTATCCCGCTGAATTTATCTTTTCAAACTTACAAATCCAGAACAATATCATCGATGCTTCCTACCGTTATGGGATCAAAAAACTTTGTTTTTTGGGATCCTCATGCATTTATCCAAAATTTGCCAAACAACCAATGGACGAAGGTCAACTTTTAGATGGAAAGTTGGAGCCAACAAATGAACCTTATGCGGTTGCAAAAATTGCAGGCATTGTGATGTGTCAATCTTACAACCGTCAGTATGGCACAAATTTTATCTCAGTGATGCCGACAAATTTGTATGGCCCAGGAGATAATTACCATCCAGAAAACTCACATGTGTTACCTGCTCTTATGCGAAGATTCCATGAAGCTAAAGTGAATAAGTTACCTGAAGTTGTGATTTGGGGTACTGGTAAACCCCTTCGTGAATTTTTATATTCAGAAGACATGGCAAGAGCCTGTGTATTTCTTATGGAGAATTACGATGTAACAGGAGATCCAAAAGGTGGAGAACATGTTAACGTTGGTTCTGGAATTGAAGTAAGTATCAAAGAACTTGCAGAAACAGTGAAGGAAGTTGTGGGTTATAACGGAAAACTGATTTTTGATCCAACAAAACCAGATGGAACACCTAGGAAGTTACTCGATGTATCCAAACTCCACAAAATGGGATGGAAACATGAAGTGAATCTGAACGAAGGTGTTCGTCTGAC